One window from the genome of Magnolia sinica isolate HGM2019 chromosome 4, MsV1, whole genome shotgun sequence encodes:
- the LOC131242158 gene encoding uncharacterized protein LOC131242158 yields the protein MDLNLTDILFPDDGRPINSYGDIGRISDCGKTDNLGDTALRLDCLGYRMSKTAKISNPQRNHNTPASDDGCRLVLGLGPMPSSYLDDYYPIGATKIKESATLFSQLLAADSDCEILKLGLSRGTEEIRGPHENAVSAQTEPHQSYFQNQLPANGKRILIPVVDEGSTSAKRKSGGYMPSLLMAPRLETSKNLPETRELLESGASAEHHLQFSPGPSASTECSVGTFSEPMTAAALSDHRSHHPKKCRFKGCSKGARGASGLCIAHGGGQRCQKPGCNKGAESRTAYCKAHGGGRRCLCLGCTKSAEGKTEYCIAHGGGRRCGHPDCTKAARGKSGLCIRHGGGKRCMVEGCTRSAEGQAGLCISHGGGRRCQHPGCNKGAQGSTMHCKAHGGGKRCVFVGCTKGAEGSTPLCKGHGGGKRCLFDGGGICPKSVHGGTDYCVAHGGGKRCAVPGCTKSARGRTDCCVRHGGGKRCRFENCGKSAQGSTDFCKAHGGGKRCTWGQGTCEKFARGKSGLCAAHGSMVQDKGKGGGMISPHLFQGLVSMSTMGSSLDNDHSSGLSAVSDCVESSENSGRRQLIPPQVLVPLSMKSSSSSSHMGSEKGTKESRSRSFDVPEGRVHGGGLMSLLGGDLKNAVDGIVNLEGVI from the coding sequence ATGGATCTCAACTTGACAGATATCTTGTTCCCCGACGATGGTCGACCAATCAATTCATATGGAGACATTGGACGCATCTCGGATTGTGGTAAAACTGACAATTTGGGTGATACGGCATTGCGTCTAGACTGTCTTGGTTACAGAATGAGCAAGACTGCCAAAATCAGCAATCCTCAGAGAAACCACAATACTCCAGCCTCGGATGATGGTTGCAGGTTGGTTCTTGGGTTAGGACCAATGCCAAGTTCGTATCTTGATGATTATTATCCAATTGGGGCAACCAAAATCAAGGAATCTGCCACCCTATTCAGCCAACTCTTGGCTGCTGACAGCGACTGCGAAATCCTGAAACTTGGGCTTTCCAGAGGGACTGAGGAAATTCGAGGTCCCCATGAAAATGCAGTTTCAGCACAAACCGAGCCCCATCAATCTTACTTCCAAAACCAACTGCCTGCCAACGGAAAAAGAATACTCATTCCAGTGGTGGACGAGGGTTCCACTTCAGCCAAGAGGAAGTCAGGTGGGTACATGCCTTCTCTCCTCATGGCTCCGAGGCTAGAGACTAGCAAGAACTTGCCAGAAACCAGAGAGCTTCTAGAGTCTGGGGCCAGTGCGGAACATCATCTTCAGTTTAGTCCTGGGCCCTCGGCCTCCACCGAATGTTCGGTGGGCACGTTCTCTGAGCCTATGACAGCTGCAGCACTTTCTGACCATCGGAGCCACCATCCAAAGAAGTGCAGGTTCAAAGGGTGTTCCAAGGGAGCAAGAGGTGCGTCAGGGCTCTGCATCGCACATGGAGGTGGGCAGAGGTGCCAGAAACCCGGATGCAACAAGGGGGCCGAGAGCCGAACGGCATACTGCAAGGCCCATGGGGGAGGTAGGAGGTGCCTGTGCCTGGGCTGCACCAAGAGCGCAGAGGGTAAGACTGAGTACTGCATCGCACATGGAGGGGGCAGGCGGTGTGGGCATCCAGACTGCACAAAGGCTGCACGTGGCAAGTCAGGCCTGTGTATCAGGCACGGTGGTGGGAAGAGGTGCATGGTGGAAGGATGCACCCGCAGTGCCGAGGGGCAGGCTGGGCTGTGCATCTCGCATGGCGGGGGGCGCCGGTGCCAGCACCCAGGGTGCAACAAGGGGGCCCAGGGGAGCACCATGCACTGCAAGGCTCATGGTGGGGGCAAGCGGTGTGTGTTTGTTGGCTGCACCAAGGGCGCTGAGGGGAGCACGCCGCTCTGCAAAGGGCACGGTGGGGGGAAGCGCTGCCTATTTGACGGCGGTGGCATCTGTCCAAAGAGTGTGCATGGCGGGACTGACTACTGTGTGGCGCACGGCGGGGGGAAGCGGTGTGCTGTGCCAGGCTGCACCAAGAGCGCCCGGGGGCGCACTGACTGTTGCGTCAGGCATGGCGGGGGCAAGCGGTGCCGGTTCGAGAACTGTGGGAAGAGCGCACAGGGGAGCACGGATTTCTGCAAGGCCCATGGCGGAGGTAAGCGGTGCACGTGGGGCCAGGGCACGTGTGAAAAGTTTGCAAGGGGAAAGAGCGGGCTGTGCGCAGCCCATGGCAGCATGGTCCAGGACAAGGGGAAGGGCGGCGGAATGATCAGCCCCCACCTCTTCCAGGGGCTCGTGTCCATGTCAACAATGGGGAGCAGCTTGGACAATGATCATTCCTCGGGACTGAGCGCGGTTTCGGACTGCGTCGAGTCATCAGAGAACAGCGGGAGAAGGCAGCTAATACCCCCACAGGTGCTGGTGCCTCTGTCCATGAaatcctcatcttcctcttcacaCATGGGTTCTGAAAAGGGTACAAAAGAGAGTAGGAGCCGTAGCTTTGATGTGCCAGAAGGGAGAGTGCATGGTGGGGGCCTCATGTCTCTACTTGGAGGAGATCTGAAGAATGCTGTGGATGGAATTGTCAATTTGGAGGGTgtaatttaa